One stretch of Flavobacterium sp. 9 DNA includes these proteins:
- a CDS encoding L-threonine 3-dehydrogenase, with product MNPKILIIGACGQIGTELTQKLRKLYGTENVIASDIRKLNTDVVNSGPFEVVNALDFNQIEHLVEVHKITDIYLMAALLSATAEKNPAFAWDLNMNSLFHVLNLAKAKKIKKIFWPSSIAVFGPTTPKENTPQYTVMEPSTVYGISKQAGERWCEYYHNIYGVDVRSIRYPGLISWSTPPGGGTTDYAVDIFYKAIADKKYECFLSSETKMPMMYMDDAIDATINIMKAPAEEIKIHSSYNLAAMSFTPTEIANEIKKHIPEFTITYEPDFRQKIADSWPASIDDTEAREDWGWKHTFDLETMTKDMLEHLG from the coding sequence ATGAATCCAAAAATATTGATCATTGGCGCTTGCGGTCAAATTGGGACTGAACTGACTCAAAAACTACGTAAGTTATACGGAACAGAAAATGTAATTGCTTCTGATATTCGAAAATTAAATACTGACGTTGTTAATTCAGGTCCTTTTGAAGTGGTGAATGCTTTAGATTTCAACCAAATTGAACATCTTGTCGAAGTGCATAAAATCACAGATATTTATTTGATGGCGGCACTTTTATCTGCTACTGCTGAGAAGAATCCGGCTTTTGCATGGGATTTGAATATGAATTCATTATTTCACGTTTTGAATTTGGCTAAAGCCAAAAAAATAAAAAAGATATTCTGGCCTTCAAGTATTGCGGTTTTTGGACCAACTACTCCAAAAGAAAATACGCCTCAATATACTGTTATGGAACCTTCTACGGTTTACGGAATCAGTAAACAAGCAGGTGAAAGATGGTGTGAATATTACCATAATATTTATGGTGTTGATGTTCGAAGCATCCGTTATCCTGGCTTAATTAGCTGGTCTACTCCTCCTGGGGGCGGAACTACAGATTATGCTGTTGATATTTTCTATAAGGCTATTGCCGATAAAAAATACGAGTGCTTTTTATCATCAGAGACAAAAATGCCAATGATGTATATGGATGATGCGATCGATGCGACGATTAATATTATGAAAGCTCCGGCTGAAGAAATCAAAATACATTCTTCATACAATTTAGCCGCAATGAGTTTTACTCCAACTGAAATTGCAAACGAAATTAAAAAACATATTCCTGAATTTACTATTACTTATGAGCCTGATTTCCGTCAAAAAATTGCGGACAGCTGGCCGGCAAGTATCGATGATACTGAAGCAAGAGAAGATTGGGGTTGGAAACATACTTTTGATCTTGAAACTATGACCAAAGATATGTTGGAACATTTGGGATAA
- a CDS encoding DUF418 domain-containing protein yields MTNSYHPVEQSKRTAIVDILRGWALLGVAIGNYGDFLHIGLPTKIKSDIVSNILQTFNQIFFAAKSWTLLTLLFGFGFAILINNVASKGKHPVLFFSWRMILLFVLAFINSSFWLGDILKDYAFLGLVLLLFYKIPTKTLAIICSVLFLSIPFLAAYVSPIQISHPEITTNPEYLKLYHSGNWIDFFRFNLLASYYEQIIIPGYLITAHVVMFTCMLFGFLLQRIAFFNRLNEMKKLLKYVLYISLTCAIIIALIFILGTKNKATFLEYFVPAYWVILSTMIFIASGICLFYINNKLKTIFKYFSAAGKMTLTNYIVQNILAAFIFSGIGLGIGNSMPYWFYFSLAIFIFILQLFISKWWLSKYNYGPIEWLWRSASYREWFPFKKVQSNLITEVKTI; encoded by the coding sequence ATGACAAATTCTTATCATCCCGTCGAACAAAGCAAAAGAACTGCTATTGTCGACATTCTTAGAGGCTGGGCTCTCTTGGGCGTTGCAATTGGCAATTATGGAGATTTCCTTCATATTGGATTACCAACAAAAATTAAAAGCGATATTGTTTCTAATATTCTTCAAACTTTTAATCAAATCTTTTTTGCAGCAAAATCCTGGACATTATTAACATTGCTATTTGGCTTTGGTTTTGCCATTTTGATCAATAATGTAGCGAGCAAGGGCAAACATCCTGTTTTGTTTTTTTCCTGGAGAATGATATTACTTTTTGTACTAGCTTTTATTAATTCTTCTTTTTGGCTAGGTGACATCTTAAAAGATTATGCTTTTCTGGGACTTGTATTATTACTTTTTTATAAAATTCCAACAAAGACACTAGCTATAATCTGCTCGGTTCTTTTCCTGAGTATTCCATTTTTGGCTGCTTACGTAAGCCCGATTCAAATATCTCATCCTGAGATTACGACCAATCCGGAATACTTAAAACTATACCACTCCGGAAACTGGATAGATTTTTTCAGGTTTAATTTATTAGCTTCTTATTACGAGCAAATAATTATTCCGGGATATTTAATTACAGCACATGTTGTAATGTTTACTTGTATGCTTTTTGGTTTTTTACTTCAAAGAATAGCTTTTTTTAATCGCTTGAACGAAATGAAAAAATTACTAAAATATGTACTTTATATAAGTTTAACCTGTGCCATAATCATCGCTTTAATTTTTATTTTGGGCACGAAAAACAAAGCCACATTCCTAGAATATTTTGTCCCTGCATATTGGGTGATTTTAAGTACAATGATTTTCATTGCCAGCGGAATCTGTTTGTTTTACATCAACAACAAACTAAAAACAATATTCAAATATTTTAGTGCTGCAGGAAAAATGACGTTAACGAATTATATTGTTCAAAATATATTAGCAGCATTTATTTTCTCCGGAATTGGTTTAGGAATAGGAAATTCGATGCCATACTGGTTTTACTTTTCATTAGCTATTTTCATTTTCATCCTTCAATTATTTATAAGCAAATGGTGGTTGTCAAAATACAATTATGGTCCGATCGAATGGCTTTGGAGATCTGCTAGTTACAGAGAATGGTTTCCGTTTAAAAAAGTACAATCTAACCTCATTACGGAAGTAAAAACGATATAA
- the mfd gene encoding transcription-repair coupling factor codes for MTKNALYTMYDNLPKNEQIAKQLLEQNQIKMHLNGLLGSAVSFVVRAVFKKTELPFLIVLDNKEEAAYYLNDLEQMIGEQDVLFYPASFRRPYQVDETDNANVLLRAEVLNRINSRKKPAIIVTYPEALFEKVVTRQQLDKNTLKVALNDKISIDFINEVLFEYEFKRVDFITEPGEFSVRGGIVDVFSFSNDHPYRIEFFGNEVDSIRSFDVETQLSVETHKKITIIPNVENKIFQENRESFLDYIAEKTVLFIQNTDGLFSQLDKQFARAEEAFEKLSKEIKHAQPEQLFLNQASFIKRALDFSVVELASKPIFKTSKTFEFHIQPQPSFNKQFDLLLNNLSDNHFNGYKNYLFCSNETQAKRFHDIFETLDEANSENIRKQYHTVVLPLYQGFIDEENQITAYTDHQIFERYHKFNIKNGYSKKQNITLKELTSLSVGDYVTHIDHGIGKFGGLQKIQVEGKTQEAIKLVYADNDIVYVSIHSLHKISKYNGKDGTPPKIYKLGSNAWKILKQKTKARVKHIAFNLIQLYAKRRLEKGFQFAPDSYLQNELESSFIYEDTPDQTKSTQEVKADMESDRPMDRLVCGDVGFGKTEVAIRAAFKAVDNSKQVAVLVPTTILAYQHYRTFTERLKDMPVSIGYLNRFRTAKQKAQTLKDLAEGKLDIVIGTHQLVNKNVVFKDLGLLIVDEEQKFGVNVKDKLKTIAANVDTLTLTATPIPRTLQFSLMAARDLSVITTPPPNRYPIETNVVSFNEEVIRDAISYEIQRNGQVFFINNRIENIKEVAGMIQRLVPNARVGIGHGQMEGAKLEELMLGFMNGDFDVLVATTIIESGLDVPNANTIFINNANNFGLSDLHQMRGRVGRSNKKAFCYFICPPYSSMTEDARKRIQALEQFSELGSGFNIAMKDLEIRGAGDLLGGEQSGFINEIGFDTYQKIMNEAIEELKENEFKDLYPEENDIETKEYVKDLQIDTDFELLFSDEYINNVTERLSLYNELGSVKNEAELVIFQNKLIDRFGPMPPRANALMNSIRIKWIATAVGIEKLVMKKGKMIGYFVSDQQSDYYQSKRFHKMIKFVQTHSNLCQMKEKQTPNGLRLLLTFDNVKSTKRALELMEMLGE; via the coding sequence TTGACTAAAAACGCCTTATATACAATGTATGATAATCTGCCTAAAAACGAGCAGATTGCCAAACAATTACTAGAACAAAATCAGATAAAAATGCATCTTAACGGATTGTTAGGATCAGCAGTTTCATTTGTCGTGCGCGCTGTTTTCAAGAAGACAGAGTTGCCTTTTTTGATTGTTCTGGACAATAAAGAAGAAGCCGCTTATTATTTGAACGATCTCGAGCAAATGATTGGCGAGCAGGATGTTTTGTTTTATCCTGCGTCTTTTCGTCGCCCTTATCAGGTTGATGAAACAGATAATGCGAATGTTTTGCTTCGCGCTGAGGTTTTAAACCGAATCAATTCCCGAAAAAAACCAGCCATAATTGTTACGTATCCAGAAGCACTTTTTGAGAAAGTAGTTACGCGTCAGCAATTAGACAAGAATACTTTAAAAGTCGCTTTGAATGATAAAATTTCGATTGACTTTATCAACGAAGTTTTATTCGAATATGAATTCAAAAGAGTCGATTTTATTACAGAACCCGGAGAATTTTCGGTTCGTGGAGGTATTGTCGATGTCTTCTCTTTTTCAAACGATCATCCTTATAGAATTGAATTTTTTGGAAATGAAGTAGACAGCATCAGAAGTTTTGATGTCGAAACGCAATTATCTGTAGAAACTCATAAAAAAATTACCATAATCCCGAATGTCGAAAACAAGATATTTCAGGAAAACCGAGAAAGTTTCTTAGATTATATTGCTGAGAAAACGGTTCTCTTTATTCAAAATACAGACGGACTTTTTAGTCAGTTAGACAAACAATTTGCGAGAGCCGAAGAAGCTTTTGAGAAATTATCCAAAGAAATAAAACACGCCCAACCCGAACAATTATTCTTAAATCAGGCTTCGTTTATCAAACGTGCTTTAGATTTTTCGGTTGTAGAATTGGCTTCAAAGCCAATTTTCAAAACAAGTAAAACATTCGAATTTCATATTCAGCCACAGCCATCTTTCAACAAACAATTTGATTTGTTATTGAATAATTTAAGTGACAATCATTTTAACGGATACAAGAATTATTTGTTCTGTTCGAATGAAACACAGGCAAAACGTTTTCATGATATTTTTGAAACTTTAGACGAAGCAAATTCCGAGAATATTCGCAAGCAATATCATACCGTTGTATTGCCTTTGTACCAAGGTTTTATTGACGAAGAAAATCAAATAACGGCGTATACAGATCATCAGATTTTTGAGCGTTATCATAAATTCAACATCAAAAACGGTTATTCTAAAAAGCAAAATATTACGCTTAAGGAATTAACCTCGCTTTCGGTTGGTGATTATGTAACGCATATCGATCACGGAATTGGAAAGTTTGGCGGATTGCAGAAAATTCAGGTTGAAGGAAAAACGCAGGAAGCCATAAAACTGGTTTATGCAGATAATGATATTGTTTATGTGAGCATTCACTCGCTTCATAAAATCTCGAAATACAACGGAAAAGACGGAACTCCGCCTAAAATTTATAAGTTAGGATCGAACGCCTGGAAAATTTTAAAACAAAAAACCAAAGCGCGCGTCAAACATATTGCTTTCAACTTGATTCAGTTGTATGCAAAACGTCGTTTAGAAAAAGGTTTTCAATTTGCGCCGGACAGTTATTTGCAAAACGAATTAGAAAGTTCGTTTATTTATGAAGATACACCGGATCAAACCAAATCAACGCAAGAAGTAAAAGCTGATATGGAAAGCGATCGCCCAATGGATCGTTTGGTTTGTGGTGACGTAGGTTTCGGGAAAACGGAAGTTGCGATTCGTGCCGCTTTCAAAGCCGTAGACAATAGCAAACAAGTTGCCGTTTTGGTTCCGACGACTATTTTGGCGTACCAACATTATAGAACTTTTACCGAAAGATTAAAAGATATGCCGGTTTCAATAGGTTATTTAAACCGATTTAGAACTGCAAAACAAAAAGCGCAAACCCTAAAAGATCTGGCTGAAGGAAAATTGGATATTGTCATAGGAACACATCAATTAGTAAATAAAAATGTAGTTTTTAAAGACTTAGGTTTATTGATTGTCGATGAGGAACAAAAGTTTGGAGTAAACGTAAAAGATAAATTGAAGACGATTGCGGCAAATGTTGATACATTAACATTAACGGCAACGCCAATCCCGAGAACGCTTCAGTTTTCGTTAATGGCGGCAAGAGATTTATCAGTAATTACGACGCCTCCGCCAAATCGTTATCCTATAGAAACAAATGTGGTTAGTTTTAATGAAGAAGTAATTCGTGATGCGATTTCGTATGAAATTCAGCGTAACGGACAAGTTTTCTTCATTAATAACCGAATCGAAAATATAAAAGAAGTTGCCGGAATGATTCAGCGTTTGGTTCCAAATGCCAGAGTCGGAATTGGTCACGGACAAATGGAAGGCGCCAAACTCGAGGAATTGATGTTAGGTTTCATGAATGGAGATTTCGATGTTTTGGTAGCAACCACTATTATCGAAAGCGGTTTGGATGTTCCAAATGCCAACACGATTTTTATCAATAATGCCAACAATTTCGGATTATCAGATTTGCATCAAATGCGTGGACGTGTAGGACGAAGTAACAAAAAAGCATTCTGTTATTTCATCTGTCCTCCGTATTCATCGATGACCGAAGACGCCAGAAAACGTATTCAGGCGTTGGAACAATTTAGCGAATTAGGGAGTGGTTTCAATATTGCGATGAAAGATCTTGAAATTCGTGGTGCGGGAGATTTATTAGGTGGTGAACAAAGTGGTTTCATTAATGAAATTGGTTTTGATACATACCAAAAAATCATGAACGAAGCGATCGAAGAATTAAAAGAAAACGAATTCAAAGATTTATATCCTGAAGAGAATGATATTGAAACCAAAGAATACGTAAAAGATCTACAAATTGATACTGATTTTGAGCTTTTATTTTCTGATGAATATATCAATAATGTCACAGAACGTTTGAGTTTATACAACGAATTAGGTTCTGTAAAAAATGAAGCCGAATTAGTCATTTTCCAGAATAAATTAATTGACCGTTTTGGTCCAATGCCTCCGCGCGCCAATGCTTTGATGAACAGTATTCGGATCAAATGGATTGCGACAGCTGTTGGTATTGAAAAACTGGTGATGAAAAAAGGTAAAATGATTGGTTATTTTGTTTCAGATCAGCAATCAGATTATTATCAATCGAAGCGTTTCCATAAAATGATAAAGTTTGTGCAAACTCACAGTAATCTTTGTCAGATGAAAGAAAAACAAACTCCAAATGGTTTACGACTTTTACTGACTTTCGACAATGTAAAATCTACCAAACGAGCTTTGGAATTGATGGAAATGTTGGGAGAATAA